The following coding sequences lie in one Funiculus sociatus GB2-C1 genomic window:
- a CDS encoding N-acetylmannosamine-6-phosphate 2-epimerase — MHDFVFPRSSDTLNALSQGLIVSCQAPVESPLHEPSVIAAIAHASILNGAVGVRIDTPAHIKAVREKVKLPIIGLWKQQIPGYEVYITPQFHHAQAIAIAGADIIAIDATLRDRPDDETLQTLISRIHDELGKPVMADVDTIENALAAAAAGADIVGTTLYGYTAATKHLIPPGFDLLAQMVEQLNVPVICEGGIASPQMAKQALELGAYAVVVGTAITGIDINVKAYRAVFPNSQQQ, encoded by the coding sequence ATGCACGATTTTGTTTTCCCCCGTAGCAGCGACACATTAAACGCTTTGAGTCAAGGTTTGATTGTATCTTGTCAGGCTCCGGTTGAGTCGCCCCTGCACGAGCCGTCAGTTATTGCCGCGATCGCGCACGCTTCTATCCTCAATGGGGCTGTGGGAGTGCGTATTGATACGCCAGCTCATATAAAGGCAGTACGCGAAAAGGTTAAATTACCGATAATTGGTCTGTGGAAACAACAGATACCGGGTTACGAAGTATACATTACTCCGCAGTTCCATCACGCGCAAGCGATCGCGATCGCTGGTGCAGACATTATCGCTATTGATGCCACATTACGCGATCGCCCAGATGACGAGACACTACAAACACTGATTAGCCGAATTCACGATGAACTAGGTAAGCCAGTGATGGCAGATGTGGATACGATAGAGAATGCTCTAGCCGCCGCCGCCGCAGGTGCAGATATCGTAGGCACCACCCTCTACGGCTATACTGCCGCTACAAAACATCTAATTCCCCCAGGCTTTGACTTACTAGCCCAGATGGTAGAACAGCTAAACGTTCCAGTCATTTGTGAAGGTGGCATTGCCTCACCCCAGATGGCAAAGCAAGCGCTGGAACTGGGAGCCTATGCCGTCGTTGTTGGTACGGCGATTACAGGTATCGATATTAACGTAAAAGCCTACAGAGCTGTTTTTCCTAATAGCCAGCAACAATAG
- the cobN gene encoding cobaltochelatase subunit CobN: MHRLAATPGGWNPQAEGVIFIEQTPAPIVLLTAADTDIQTLAAAVSKLPDSFPSLRVVNLLQLQQQLSIDTYAEEVLQQAQVIILRLLGGRSYWSYGLEVVRQTVESTQKSLFVLPGDDRPDPDLISHSTVTLASSNQLWRYFTEGGVENFVNALKFVADICLGNTYNPPAPQEVPRVGVYQGLGTGDKGLGTRDKRLGKSPSNPQSPIPNSQFPIPNSQSPIPNPQSPIPKIGILFYRAHYLAGNTSPIDAICQALAERNLEPIPVFVSSLRDHDVQEELLQYFQPKDGEEIQLLLNTTSFSISPLNSNEGATSIVDSSDLSGKPTPTIPLSLDIPTLQVIFSGGTVEQWKSGFQGLSPRDMAMNVALPEVDGRIISRAVSFKAVQTRNPLLQTDVVVYEPVRDRIQFVADLASNWVRLRQTPPQQRKIALILANYPNRDGRLANGVGLDTPASCVEILKALQQAGYCVENIPATGDELISRLTAGVTNDPEGRELRRVQQSLAFEEYQEYFSSLPEAVQQGVCDRWGSVLEMNHPGAEEEKFFAVAGLQLGNVFVGIQPARGYDIDPSLNYHAPDLEPPHSYLAFYYWVRQVFEVDAFVHVGKHGNLEWLPGKSVGLSSNCYPEAVFGPLPHLYPFIVNDPGEGSQAKRRAQAVIIDHLTPPMTRAELYGPLQQLEGLIDEYYQAESLDPSRLPAISSRIADLVFQENLHQDLKIKKEDNFELSILNYLDGYLCELKEAQIRDGLHIFGQCPQGRQLRDLIVAIARHPGSDRKGLTRAIGIDSNLDFDPLTADPSQPFVGQGCPTRYQIVGDVIEALEQQASALVEQLMLGNPPNLPVNEGTVKRELDWIRRYLLPSLQQTNQEISNLLRGLDGGYVPSGASGAPTRGRPDVLPTGRNFYSVDIRSIPTETAWSVGRKAAEALIEQYTQEHGEYPKTLGLSVWGTSTMRTGGDDLAQAMALIGVQPVWDGASRRVVDFDILPVSVLGRPRVDVTLRISGFFRDAFPNLIDLFDQAVAAVAALKEPAEQNPLAAQVSQETEFWQNSGLSQEQAQMRSRYRIFGSKPGAYGAGLQGLIEAQNWTDDQDLARAYINWSSYAYTSTSLQPSTGELGGVSAPEAFQKRLQQMQIVLHNQDNREHDLLDSDDYYQFQGGLTAAVRALSGKNPQTYFGDNSLPENPKVRQLSEEITRVYRSRVVNPKWIAGVMRHGYKGAFEMSATVDYLFAYDATANCVEDFMYQGVAEAYLFDSNVQDFIQQKNPWALRDMAERLLEANQRGLWQNVDKEILEKLRNLVHQSEAVIEGMTAIVTTDELG; the protein is encoded by the coding sequence GTGCATCGTCTAGCCGCTACTCCTGGGGGATGGAATCCTCAAGCTGAGGGTGTCATTTTTATTGAGCAAACACCTGCTCCCATCGTCTTGCTCACCGCAGCGGATACCGATATTCAAACCCTCGCCGCCGCAGTATCCAAATTGCCAGACTCATTTCCCTCGCTACGAGTTGTTAATCTCTTGCAGTTGCAGCAACAACTCAGTATTGATACTTACGCTGAAGAAGTGCTACAGCAGGCACAGGTAATTATTTTAAGGCTACTGGGAGGACGTTCCTACTGGTCTTATGGATTAGAAGTGGTGCGCCAGACAGTGGAAAGTACCCAGAAGTCGCTGTTTGTCTTACCTGGAGACGATCGTCCAGATCCAGATTTAATCAGTCACTCTACCGTAACTCTGGCATCTAGTAACCAGCTGTGGCGCTACTTTACCGAAGGCGGTGTAGAAAATTTCGTTAACGCCTTAAAATTTGTCGCTGATATCTGTCTAGGAAATACCTACAATCCACCGGCACCGCAAGAAGTTCCCCGCGTTGGAGTTTATCAGGGGCTGGGGACTGGGGACAAGGGACTAGGTACTAGGGACAAGAGACTGGGTAAGAGTCCTTCCAATCCCCAATCCCCAATCCCCAATTCCCAATTCCCAATCCCCAATTCCCAATCCCCAATCCCCAATCCCCAATCCCCAATCCCCAAAATTGGTATTTTGTTCTATCGCGCTCATTATCTAGCGGGAAATACATCTCCAATAGATGCAATATGTCAAGCTTTAGCTGAACGAAATTTAGAACCAATTCCCGTTTTTGTTTCTTCTCTGCGCGATCACGATGTACAAGAAGAATTATTGCAATACTTCCAACCGAAAGACGGCGAGGAAATTCAGCTTTTACTCAACACCACCAGCTTTTCTATCTCTCCCCTGAACTCCAACGAGGGCGCTACTTCAATTGTCGATTCTTCCGACTTATCGGGAAAACCTACTCCTACCATTCCTTTATCCCTAGATATTCCTACTTTGCAGGTAATCTTCAGCGGCGGTACGGTGGAACAGTGGAAGAGTGGATTTCAAGGGCTTTCGCCGCGCGATATGGCGATGAATGTGGCTTTACCAGAGGTGGATGGGAGAATCATTAGTCGTGCGGTTTCTTTTAAGGCTGTGCAAACCCGGAATCCTCTGCTGCAAACGGATGTTGTGGTTTATGAACCTGTGCGCGATCGCATTCAATTTGTCGCTGATTTAGCATCTAACTGGGTACGTCTGCGCCAAACTCCACCACAACAGCGAAAAATTGCTTTAATTTTGGCAAATTACCCTAATCGCGATGGGCGTTTAGCTAATGGTGTCGGGTTGGATACTCCAGCAAGTTGTGTAGAAATACTTAAGGCTTTGCAACAGGCTGGGTATTGTGTGGAAAATATTCCCGCTACTGGTGATGAGTTAATTTCGCGTTTGACTGCTGGGGTGACTAACGATCCGGAGGGGCGGGAGTTGCGTCGGGTGCAGCAGAGTTTGGCTTTCGAGGAGTATCAAGAGTATTTTTCTAGTTTGCCAGAAGCGGTGCAGCAAGGAGTATGCGATCGCTGGGGTTCGGTTTTGGAAATGAACCACCCAGGCGCAGAGGAAGAGAAATTTTTTGCTGTTGCTGGTTTACAGTTGGGTAATGTTTTTGTAGGAATTCAACCTGCGCGTGGTTATGATATCGACCCTAGTTTAAATTATCATGCTCCAGATTTGGAACCGCCTCATAGTTATCTGGCTTTTTATTATTGGGTGCGGCAAGTTTTTGAGGTTGATGCGTTTGTTCATGTGGGGAAGCACGGGAATCTAGAATGGCTTCCGGGTAAAAGCGTGGGTCTTTCAAGTAATTGTTATCCGGAAGCAGTGTTTGGGCCTTTGCCTCACTTGTATCCTTTTATTGTTAACGATCCGGGGGAAGGTTCTCAAGCTAAACGTCGCGCTCAAGCTGTAATTATAGACCACTTAACTCCGCCGATGACTAGGGCTGAACTGTATGGCCCTTTGCAACAGTTGGAAGGTTTAATTGATGAATATTACCAGGCTGAAAGTTTAGATCCTTCAAGATTACCAGCGATCAGTTCTCGCATTGCCGATCTAGTTTTTCAGGAAAATTTACACCAAGATTTGAAAATCAAAAAAGAAGATAATTTTGAATTGTCAATTTTAAATTATCTGGATGGTTATTTGTGCGAATTGAAAGAAGCTCAAATACGTGATGGATTGCACATTTTTGGGCAATGTCCGCAAGGGCGACAACTGCGAGATTTGATAGTCGCGATCGCACGTCATCCCGGAAGCGATCGCAAAGGCTTAACGAGAGCGATCGGTATTGATTCTAATCTAGATTTCGACCCTCTCACAGCAGATCCTTCTCAACCTTTTGTAGGACAGGGGTGTCCTACAAGATATCAAATTGTCGGCGATGTCATTGAGGCATTAGAACAACAAGCCAGCGCGTTAGTAGAACAGCTGATGCTCGGAAACCCCCCTAACCTCCCCGTCAACGAGGGAACAGTAAAACGCGAATTAGACTGGATACGTCGCTACCTTCTCCCTTCCCTCCAACAAACCAACCAAGAAATCTCCAACTTGTTACGAGGATTAGACGGGGGATATGTGCCTAGTGGCGCATCTGGCGCACCAACGCGAGGACGACCTGATGTTTTGCCTACTGGTCGCAATTTTTACTCGGTTGATATCCGATCAATTCCCACAGAAACAGCCTGGAGTGTAGGACGAAAAGCGGCTGAAGCTTTAATTGAACAATACACCCAGGAACACGGAGAGTATCCAAAAACACTCGGATTGTCGGTATGGGGAACGAGTACCATGCGAACTGGTGGCGATGACTTGGCGCAAGCAATGGCATTGATTGGAGTGCAGCCAGTTTGGGATGGTGCCTCGCGACGAGTGGTAGACTTTGATATATTGCCAGTCTCAGTTTTAGGTCGTCCCCGCGTGGATGTGACGCTGAGAATTTCTGGATTTTTCCGCGATGCTTTCCCTAATTTAATCGATTTATTCGATCAAGCTGTAGCCGCAGTGGCGGCGTTAAAGGAACCAGCAGAACAAAATCCTTTAGCAGCGCAAGTATCCCAAGAAACCGAGTTTTGGCAAAATTCTGGGTTGAGTCAAGAACAAGCCCAAATGCGATCGCGTTATCGCATCTTTGGTTCTAAACCTGGTGCTTATGGTGCTGGATTGCAAGGTTTAATTGAAGCACAAAATTGGACAGATGACCAAGATTTAGCCCGTGCTTACATCAACTGGAGCAGTTACGCTTACACTAGCACCTCTCTCCAACCCTCGACAGGGGAGCTAGGGGGAGTTAGCGCCCCAGAAGCCTTCCAGAAGCGTCTACAGCAAATGCAGATAGTATTGCACAATCAAGATAACCGCGAACACGATTTACTAGATTCTGATGATTACTATCAATTTCAAGGCGGTTTAACAGCAGCGGTTCGGGCTTTAAGTGGCAAGAATCCGCAAACATATTTTGGCGATAATTCTCTTCCCGAAAATCCGAAAGTTCGGCAACTGAGCGAAGAGATTACACGAGTTTATCGTTCCCGCGTCGTGAATCCTAAATGGATTGCTGGTGTCATGCGTCACGGTTACAAAGGCGCATTTGAAATGTCAGCAACAGTAGATTATTTATTCGCCTACGATGCGACAGCTAACTGCGTAGAAGATTTCATGTATCAAGGAGTAGCAGAGGCGTATTTATTTGACTCAAATGTACAAGATTTTATCCAGCAGAAGAACCCTTGGGCGTTAAGAGATATGGCAGAAAGATTGCTAGAGGCTAATCAACGCGGTTTGTGGCAAAACGTTGATAAAGAAATACTGGAAAAATTGCGAAACTTAGTGCACCAATCCGAAGCCGTCATCGAAGGTATGACAGCAATCGTTACAACTGATGAGTTAGGTTAG
- a CDS encoding Uma2 family endonuclease — translation MSEQMTLAELADYGVTIPPTQDELPYSDGIPMESQRHVLQMQMLIDILLLLWAERQDVFVGGNMFVYYSLEQVRNKDFNGPDVFVVLDVPRRERKSWVVWEEGKAPDLVIELLSESTAIRDKVEKKQVYQNRLRVPNYFWFDPFSGELAGFALQNGVYTEIQPDAQNRLISQQLGLALVRWEGIYQGVTARWLRWETLEGDLLPTAEELASLERQRAEEATRQMQAAQLQAAELESMLARYRDRFGELPD, via the coding sequence ATGTCAGAACAAATGACTTTGGCAGAGTTAGCCGATTATGGGGTGACAATTCCCCCAACACAAGATGAACTTCCCTACAGTGATGGTATCCCTATGGAAAGTCAACGCCATGTTTTGCAAATGCAAATGCTCATAGATATCTTATTGCTGCTGTGGGCAGAACGTCAGGATGTTTTCGTCGGCGGAAATATGTTTGTGTACTACAGTTTAGAACAGGTACGCAATAAAGATTTTAATGGGCCAGATGTTTTTGTGGTGCTAGATGTACCCAGACGAGAACGCAAAAGTTGGGTTGTCTGGGAAGAAGGCAAAGCACCAGATTTGGTAATTGAATTATTATCAGAAAGCACCGCAATTCGGGATAAAGTTGAGAAAAAGCAAGTTTATCAAAATCGCTTGCGAGTCCCAAATTATTTCTGGTTCGATCCCTTCAGTGGTGAATTGGCAGGTTTTGCCTTGCAAAATGGTGTCTATACAGAGATTCAACCTGATGCTCAAAATCGACTAATCAGCCAGCAGTTAGGGTTGGCGTTGGTACGATGGGAAGGAATTTACCAGGGAGTAACCGCCCGTTGGTTGCGTTGGGAAACCCTAGAAGGCGATTTGCTGCCAACAGCCGAAGAGTTGGCTTCCCTGGAACGGCAACGCGCAGAAGAGGCGACTAGGCAGATGCAAGCAGCGCAACTGCAAGCCGCAGAGTTAGAGTCAATGCTGGCTCGTTATCGCGATCGCTTTGGAGAACTACCTGACTAA
- a CDS encoding DnaJ C-terminal domain-containing protein yields MQNFRDYYQILGVNRDATGEEIKKAYRRLARQYHPDVNPGDETAEEKFKEIGEAYDILSDTGKRSEYDKFSRFWNQRGFGTRRTGKTTTGKSWSDRSGNGRSSTEELNYEEYPDFPSFVDTLLGRRQTKTTQTPPSNTNPRVAASDEFRPGNTRTAYTVPSRQTRRDVEARLTMPLEKAYQGGRERIRLEDGRSLEVDMPPGMLNQQRIRLKNQGIGGGDLYLKITVSSHPFFKLEGSDIFCQLPVTPSEAVLGGAVEVPTLDGMVKMKVPSGVGHGKRLRLAGKGYPTGNGNRGDQLVEIQIAVPPSVSPQERELYEKLRQIETFKPRLDLPV; encoded by the coding sequence ATGCAAAATTTTCGGGACTACTACCAGATTCTAGGTGTGAATCGAGATGCTACCGGTGAAGAAATTAAAAAGGCGTATCGACGGCTAGCGAGGCAGTATCATCCCGATGTTAATCCGGGAGATGAAACAGCAGAAGAAAAGTTCAAGGAAATCGGTGAAGCCTACGATATTCTCTCCGATACGGGTAAGCGATCTGAGTACGATAAGTTCAGCCGCTTCTGGAACCAGAGAGGATTTGGTACCAGAAGGACGGGAAAAACTACAACTGGGAAAAGTTGGAGCGATCGCAGTGGGAATGGTCGCAGTTCCACTGAAGAATTAAACTATGAGGAGTATCCGGACTTTCCCAGCTTTGTCGATACTCTGTTAGGTCGTCGCCAAACAAAGACGACACAAACACCCCCAAGCAATACAAACCCTAGAGTTGCTGCCTCTGACGAATTTCGCCCCGGTAACACCAGAACCGCTTACACTGTTCCTTCACGCCAAACTCGTCGCGATGTGGAAGCTAGATTAACGATGCCACTAGAAAAAGCTTATCAGGGAGGGCGAGAACGAATTCGTCTGGAAGATGGGCGAAGTCTGGAAGTTGATATGCCACCGGGAATGTTAAATCAACAACGCATCCGGTTAAAAAATCAAGGCATTGGTGGTGGCGATTTGTATCTGAAAATTACCGTATCGTCCCACCCTTTCTTTAAACTAGAAGGTTCAGATATTTTCTGCCAATTACCAGTTACGCCGAGTGAAGCGGTGTTGGGAGGAGCTGTGGAAGTTCCAACTCTCGATGGTATGGTGAAAATGAAAGTTCCCAGCGGTGTCGGACACGGGAAGCGTCTGCGTCTGGCTGGTAAAGGCTACCCTACTGGTAATGGTAATCGCGGCGATCAGTTAGTTGAGATTCAAATTGCGGTTCCCCCATCTGTCAGTCCCCAGGAACGAGAACTTTACGAAAAGCTGCGCCAAATCGAAACCTTTAAACCTCGTTTGGATCTTCCTGTTTAA
- the dnaK gene encoding molecular chaperone DnaK — translation MGKVVGIDLGTTNSVVAVMEGGKPVVIANAEGMRTTPSVVGFSKEGERLVGQMARRQAVLNPQNTFYAVKRFIGRKYSELTPTSKQVPYTIRKDEEGNVKIKCPRLKREFAPEEIAAMVLQKLAAEASRYLGEPVTGAVITVPAYFNDSQRQATKDAGRIAGLDVLRILNEPTAASLAYGLDRKDSQTILVFDLGGGTFDVSILEVGDGVFEVKATSGDTQLGGNDFDRKIVDWLAQQFLETEGIDLRRDRQALQRLTEAAEKAKIELSGVGVTDINLPFITATEEGPLHVETRLTRSQFEGLCGDLVSRLKAPVKRALVDANLTPSRIDEVVLVGGSTRIPLVRQLVRSLIDREPNENVNPDEVVAVGAAVQAGILAGEVKDVLLLDVTPLSLGLETIGGVMKKLIPRNTTIPVRRSDIFSTSENNQTVVEIHVLQGEREMSSDNKSLGRFKLTGIPPSPRGVPQVQVAFDIDANGILQVTALDRTTGREQSVTIQGASTLSEGEVNRMIQDAEEYAAEDRQRRERVEKRNRAEAEVLKAERQLREVALTYGMQFAAGQRRRIESLVQELRESMKRDDDRAIDRAQGDLQDALYELNREVRLEAAEDEDDFFGSIRRTFSGEGDSLFGEGLRDRDRDDNIRYRDRDDNIRYRDRDDDRRYSGGAGRERYSRDSGSSYRPTSRKVQPNDDWDDDDDDWL, via the coding sequence ATGGGTAAAGTAGTCGGCATTGACCTGGGAACAACCAATTCAGTAGTAGCTGTCATGGAAGGCGGCAAGCCCGTTGTCATTGCCAATGCAGAAGGCATGAGGACTACTCCCTCCGTGGTTGGTTTCAGCAAAGAAGGAGAACGCCTCGTCGGACAAATGGCGCGACGCCAAGCTGTTCTCAACCCGCAAAATACATTTTATGCGGTGAAGCGCTTCATCGGGCGCAAGTACAGCGAACTCACTCCAACATCTAAGCAAGTCCCATACACGATTCGCAAGGATGAGGAGGGCAACGTTAAAATAAAATGCCCCCGACTCAAGCGGGAATTTGCCCCAGAGGAAATAGCGGCAATGGTACTGCAAAAGTTGGCAGCGGAAGCGAGTCGCTACTTGGGAGAGCCGGTGACGGGAGCGGTGATTACAGTTCCAGCTTATTTCAATGATTCTCAGCGACAGGCAACAAAGGATGCTGGGAGAATTGCCGGACTGGATGTATTGCGGATTCTGAATGAGCCAACAGCTGCATCTTTGGCTTATGGGTTAGATCGCAAAGATAGTCAAACTATTTTGGTGTTTGACTTGGGTGGCGGTACCTTTGATGTGTCCATTCTAGAAGTAGGGGATGGAGTGTTTGAAGTTAAGGCAACTAGCGGTGATACTCAGCTGGGCGGTAACGATTTTGATAGAAAAATTGTGGACTGGCTGGCACAACAATTTTTGGAAACAGAAGGGATAGATTTAAGACGCGATCGCCAAGCCCTACAGCGCCTCACGGAAGCTGCGGAAAAAGCGAAAATTGAGCTTTCTGGGGTCGGCGTCACCGATATTAACCTCCCCTTTATCACCGCCACGGAGGAAGGCCCGTTACACGTAGAAACTAGGCTGACTCGCTCCCAATTTGAAGGTTTGTGTGGGGATTTGGTGAGTCGATTGAAGGCACCTGTAAAACGCGCCTTAGTTGATGCTAATCTCACGCCATCCAGAATTGACGAAGTGGTATTAGTGGGTGGGAGTACCCGCATTCCCCTTGTAAGACAGCTGGTACGCAGCTTAATTGACAGAGAACCAAACGAGAACGTTAACCCGGATGAAGTGGTAGCGGTGGGTGCGGCAGTTCAGGCGGGAATTCTGGCTGGTGAAGTTAAGGATGTACTGCTGCTAGATGTAACTCCCCTATCCCTTGGTTTGGAAACCATTGGCGGCGTGATGAAGAAACTGATCCCGCGTAACACGACTATACCCGTGCGACGCTCGGATATCTTCTCGACATCGGAAAATAACCAAACGGTGGTGGAAATTCACGTCCTCCAAGGCGAACGAGAAATGTCATCTGATAATAAATCTCTGGGAAGATTTAAGCTGACTGGCATTCCTCCTTCCCCGCGAGGAGTCCCCCAAGTTCAGGTGGCTTTTGATATTGATGCCAACGGAATTCTACAGGTGACTGCCTTAGATAGAACTACCGGCAGAGAACAGAGCGTTACTATTCAAGGGGCTTCTACTCTCAGTGAGGGTGAAGTTAACCGGATGATTCAGGATGCGGAAGAATATGCCGCAGAAGACAGACAACGACGGGAACGGGTGGAGAAGCGCAACCGTGCTGAAGCGGAAGTTCTGAAGGCAGAACGGCAACTCAGGGAAGTAGCGCTGACTTATGGGATGCAGTTTGCAGCAGGACAGCGGCGGCGCATAGAATCTTTAGTTCAGGAACTGCGCGAGAGCATGAAGCGTGACGACGATCGCGCTATAGATCGGGCGCAAGGCGATCTTCAGGATGCCCTTTATGAGCTTAACCGAGAGGTGCGGCTGGAAGCGGCTGAGGATGAGGATGACTTTTTTGGATCGATTCGGCGCACGTTCTCTGGAGAGGGTGATTCGCTGTTTGGTGAGGGATTGCGCGATCGCGATCGGGATGACAACATACGTTATCGCGATCGGGATGACAACATACGCTATCGCGATCGGGATGATGACCGTCGCTACTCCGGAGGTGCAGGTAGAGAGCGGTATAGTCGTGATAGCGGCAGTTCCTACCGCCCTACTTCCAGAAAAGTCCAACCTAATGATGATTGGGATGATGATGATGATGATTGGCTCTAA